The following proteins are co-located in the Callithrix jacchus isolate 240 chromosome 10, calJac240_pri, whole genome shotgun sequence genome:
- the RTN4RL2 gene encoding reticulon-4 receptor-like 2, protein MLPGLRRLLQVPASACLLLMLLALPPAAPSCPMLCTCYSSPPTVSCQANNFSSVPLSLPPSTQRLFLQNNLIRTLRPGTFGPNLLTLWLFSNNLSTIYPGTFRHLQALEELDLGDNRHLRSLEPDTFQGLERLQSLHLYRCQLSSLPGNIFRGLVSLQYLYLQENSLLHLQDDLFVDLANLSHLFLHGNRLRLLTEHVFRGLGSLDRLLLHGNRLQGVHRAAFRGLSRLTILYLFNNSLASLPGEALADLPSLEFLRLNANPWACDCRARPLWAWFQRARVSSSDVTCATPPERQGRDLRALREADFQACPPATPTRPGSRARGNSSSNHLYGVAEAGAPPADPSTLYRDLPAEDSRGRQGGDAPTEDDYWGGYGGEDQRGEQTCPGAACQAPPDSRGPALLAGLPTPLLCLLLLAPHHL, encoded by the exons ATGCTGCCCGGGCTCCGGCGCCTGCTGCAAG ttcccgcctcagcctgcctcCTGCTGATGCTCCTGGCCCTGCCCCCGGCTGCCCCCAGCTGCCCCATGCTCTGCACCTGCTACTCATCCCCGCCCACCGTGAGCTGCCAGGCCAACAACTTCTCCTCTGTGCCGCTGTCCCTGCCACCCAGCACTCAGCGACTCTTCCTGCAGAACAACCTCATCCGCACGCTGCGGCCGGGCACCTTTGGGCCCAACCTGCTCACCCTGTGGCTCTTCTCCAACAACCTCTCCACCATCTACCCGGGCACATTCCGTCACTTGCAAGCCCTGGAGGAGCTGGACCTCGGTGACAACCGGCACCTGCGCTCACTGGAGCCTGACACCTTCCAGGGCCTGGAGCGGCTGCAGTCGCTGCATCTATACCGCTGCCAGCTCAGCAGCCTGCCCGGCAATATCTTCCGAGGCCTGGTCAGCCTGCAGTACCTCTACCTCCAGGAGAACAGCCTGCTCCACCTACAG gATGACCTGTTCGTGGACCTGGCCAACCTGAGCCACCTCTTCCTCCACGGGAACCGCCTGCGGCTGCTCACAGAGCACGTGTTCCGCGGCCTGGGCAGTCTGGACCGGCTGCTGCTGCACGGGAACCGGCTGCAGGGCGTGCACCGCGCGGCCTTCCGCGGCCTCAGCCGCCTCACCATCCTCTACCTGTTCAACAACAGCCTGGCTTCGCTGCCCGGCGAGGCGCTCGCCGACCTGCCCTCGCTCGAGTTCCTGCGGCTCAACGCCAACCCCTGGGCGTGCGACTGCCGCGCGCGGCCGCTCTGGGCCTGGTTCCAGCGCGCGCGCGTGTCCAGCTCCGACGTGACCTGCGCCACGCCCCCGGAGCGCCAGGGCCGAGACCTGCGCGCGCTCCGCGAGGCCGACTTCCAGGCGTGCCCGCCCGCGACGCCCACGCGGCCGGGTAGCCGCGCACGCGGCAACAGCTCCTCCAACCACCTCTACGGGGTGGCCGAGGCCGGGGCGCCCCCCGCCGACCCCTCCACCCTCTACCGAGACCTGCCCGCCGAAGACTCGCGGGGGCGCCAGGGCGGGGACGCGCCCACCGAGGACGACTACTGGGGGGGCTACGGGGGTGAGGACCAGCGTGGGGAGCAGACGTGCCCCGGCGCTGCCTGCCAGGCGCCCCCGGACTCCCGAGGCCCTGCGCTCTTGGCCGGGCTCCCCACCCCTCTGCTTTGCCTCCTGCTCCTGGCGCCCCACCACCTCTGA